In Candidatus Binatia bacterium, one DNA window encodes the following:
- a CDS encoding cytochrome P450, translating to MPLDVDLTDLDRFANGFPHDVFTRLRREAPVWFHPPTEHTPGGEGFWVLSRYQDVSDAAHDAATFSSHRGGAREGGGTLIEDLPSGFAAGVLLNMMDDPRHRHFRRLVTPAVSPRALARIEDELRKRTEAILDEVAERGACDLVTDVATELPLQAIAWLLGIPQEDRHQLFAWANATLDYDDRDLGETSDKVRAAQASLFAYGTELLQEKRRRPADDILSAVVHGRIPCAHAAGGSDAADEPLQELELQMFFNLLIAAGSETTRNSIAAGVKALVEHPDEWRALRADRSLLPTAVEEILRWASSTPYNRRTATRDVELRGQKIRAGDKVTLWWASANRDEDVFPDPFRLDVRRDPNPHLTFGHGTHFCLGAALARLEMRLVFEGLVERFAEIALAGPVEWTRSNKHTGVRHMPVAFVRDPAWKGARA from the coding sequence ATGCCGCTCGACGTCGATCTGACCGACCTCGATCGCTTCGCGAACGGCTTCCCGCACGACGTGTTCACGCGTCTGCGGCGCGAGGCGCCGGTGTGGTTCCACCCGCCGACCGAGCACACGCCGGGCGGCGAGGGCTTCTGGGTGCTGAGCCGCTACCAGGACGTGAGCGACGCGGCGCACGACGCGGCAACCTTCTCCTCGCACCGCGGCGGCGCGCGCGAGGGCGGCGGCACGCTGATCGAGGATCTGCCGTCGGGCTTCGCGGCGGGCGTGCTGCTCAACATGATGGACGACCCGCGCCACCGACACTTCCGTCGACTCGTCACGCCGGCGGTGTCGCCGCGCGCGCTCGCGCGGATCGAGGACGAGCTGCGCAAGCGCACCGAGGCGATCCTCGACGAGGTCGCCGAGCGCGGCGCCTGCGACCTGGTCACCGACGTCGCGACCGAGCTGCCGCTGCAGGCGATCGCGTGGCTCCTCGGCATCCCGCAGGAGGATCGCCACCAGCTCTTCGCCTGGGCCAACGCGACGCTCGACTACGACGACCGCGACCTCGGCGAGACCAGCGACAAGGTGCGCGCCGCGCAGGCGTCGCTGTTCGCGTACGGCACCGAGCTCTTGCAGGAGAAGCGCCGCCGTCCCGCGGACGACATCCTCTCCGCCGTCGTGCACGGACGCATCCCGTGCGCGCACGCCGCCGGCGGGAGCGACGCCGCCGACGAGCCGCTGCAGGAGCTCGAGCTGCAGATGTTCTTCAACCTGCTGATCGCCGCCGGCAGCGAGACGACGCGCAACTCGATCGCCGCCGGCGTCAAGGCGCTGGTCGAGCACCCCGACGAGTGGCGCGCGCTGCGCGCGGATCGCTCGCTGCTGCCGACGGCGGTCGAGGAGATCCTGCGCTGGGCGTCGTCGACGCCCTACAACCGCCGCACCGCGACGCGCGACGTCGAGCTGCGCGGGCAGAAGATCCGCGCCGGCGACAAGGTCACGCTGTGGTGGGCGTCGGCGAACCGCGACGAGGACGTGTTCCCCGATCCGTTCCGCCTCGACGTCCGGCGCGATCCGAACCCGCACCTGACCTTCGGCCACGGGACCCACTTCTGCCTCGGCGCGGCGCTCGCGCGCCTCGAGATGCGGCTCGTGTTCGAGGGGCTCGTCGAGCGCTTTGCCGAGATCGCGCTCGCGGGTCCTGTCGAGTGGACGCGCAGCAACAAGCACACGGGCGTGCGCCACATGCCGGTCGCCTTCGTGCGCGATCCCGCCTGGAAAGGAGCACGCGCATGA
- a CDS encoding methyltransferase, giving the protein MRVDAPNRLAVDTPQRPARARRPSWLHRLVWSAAWDVTMRALGILWTGYLLAFSVTGLMAFATAHPESMSGAVVVSALAARLAFAVFLLLLLLLFVVRLEPVARAAGVAPRLAALGGTFLPTLFGFLPRHDGSTVLNLASFVCIAAGNALAVYALLHLSRSASMMAEARRLVTSGPYRFVQHPVYLFEALAVAGVLLGYLWPPRVAAVALAIFAGHVWCQLRRMRHEETVLDAAFPEYGGYRRRTARLIPGVY; this is encoded by the coding sequence ATGCGGGTCGACGCCCCGAACAGGCTCGCGGTCGACACGCCGCAGCGGCCCGCGCGGGCGCGCCGCCCGTCGTGGCTGCATCGCCTCGTCTGGAGCGCGGCCTGGGACGTCACGATGCGGGCGCTCGGCATCCTGTGGACGGGATATCTGCTCGCCTTCAGCGTGACGGGGCTCATGGCGTTCGCCACGGCGCACCCCGAATCGATGTCCGGCGCGGTCGTGGTCAGCGCGCTCGCCGCGCGCCTCGCGTTCGCGGTCTTCCTCCTCCTGCTGCTGCTCCTCTTCGTCGTACGGCTCGAGCCGGTCGCGCGGGCGGCGGGGGTCGCACCACGCCTCGCCGCGCTCGGCGGGACCTTCCTGCCGACGCTGTTCGGCTTCCTGCCGCGCCACGACGGCTCGACGGTGCTGAACCTCGCTTCGTTCGTCTGCATCGCGGCCGGCAACGCGCTCGCGGTGTACGCGCTGCTTCATCTGAGCCGCTCGGCGAGCATGATGGCCGAGGCGCGACGTCTGGTGACGTCGGGGCCGTACCGCTTCGTGCAGCATCCGGTCTATCTGTTCGAAGCGCTCGCGGTCGCGGGCGTGCTGCTCGGCTACCTGTGGCCGCCGCGCGTGGCGGCGGTCGCGCTCGCGATCTTCGCGGGCCACGTCTGGTGCCAGCTGCGGCGCATGCGGCACGAGGAGACGGTGCTCGACGCGGCCTTCCCGGAGTACGGTGGCTACCGCCGTCGCACCGCACGCCTGATCCCCGGCGTGTATTGA
- a CDS encoding HD domain-containing protein, translating into MPERTENPKLTSRFEEALAYAARIHWKQIRKVAAEEQGAPEIPYVAHLLAVASLVLEHGGGEDEAIAALLHDAIEDAGGAARREDIRVRFGDEVVAIIDACSDNDGAEPKPPWVVRKEAYIAHLDEVDDRARLVTACDKLHNLRAVVSDYRKLGSDLWRRFNGGREGTMWYYRAIVDKVAPELPAGLGEELGRAIDELEALVRAAEPSWTPGKPASDAPA; encoded by the coding sequence ATGCCCGAGCGAACCGAGAATCCCAAGCTGACGAGCCGCTTCGAGGAGGCGCTCGCCTACGCGGCCCGCATCCACTGGAAGCAGATCCGCAAGGTGGCCGCGGAGGAGCAGGGCGCGCCGGAGATCCCGTACGTCGCGCACTTGCTCGCCGTCGCGTCGCTGGTGCTCGAGCACGGCGGCGGCGAGGACGAGGCGATCGCGGCGCTGCTGCACGACGCGATCGAGGACGCGGGCGGGGCCGCGCGGCGCGAGGACATCCGCGTGCGCTTCGGCGACGAGGTCGTCGCGATCATCGACGCCTGCTCGGACAACGACGGCGCCGAGCCGAAGCCGCCGTGGGTCGTGCGCAAGGAGGCGTACATCGCGCACCTCGACGAGGTGGACGACAGGGCGCGCCTCGTCACCGCGTGCGACAAGCTGCACAACCTGCGCGCCGTGGTCTCCGACTACCGCAAGCTCGGCAGCGATCTGTGGAGGCGCTTCAACGGCGGGCGCGAGGGGACGATGTGGTACTACCGCGCGATCGTCGACAAGGTCGCGCCCGAGCTGCCAGCGGGCCTCGGAGAAGAGCTCGGCCGCGCGATCGACGAGCTCGAAGCTCTCGTTCGCGCGGCCGAGCCAAGCTGGACGCCGGGCAAGCCGGCGTCGGACGCTCCGGCGTAG